One stretch of Urocitellus parryii isolate mUroPar1 chromosome 12, mUroPar1.hap1, whole genome shotgun sequence DNA includes these proteins:
- the Colec11 gene encoding collectin-11 isoform X2, whose amino-acid sequence MGDKGQKGSVGRHGKIGPIGAKGQKGDSGDMGPPGPNGEPGIPCECSQLRKAIGEMDNQVAQLTTELKFIKNAVAGVRETDSKIYLLVKEEKRYADAQLSCQGRGGTLSMPKDEAANGLMAAYLAQAGLARVFIGINDLEREGAFVYSDRSPMQTFNKWRSGEPNNAYDEEDCVEMVASGGWNDVACHTTMYFMCEFDKENV is encoded by the exons ATGGGGGACAAAGGACAGAAAGGCAGTGTGGGTCGCCATGGAAAAATCGGTCCCATTGGTGCTAAAG GTCAAAAAGGAGATTCTGGTGATATGGGACCCCCTGGCCCTAACGGAGAGCCAG GTATCCCCTGTGAGTGCAGCCAGCTGAGAAAGGCCATTGGAGAGATGGACAACCAGGTCGCGCAGCTGACCACGGagttaaaattcataaaaaatg CTGTCGCTGGTGTGCGGGAGACGGACAGCAAGATCTACCTGCTGGTGAAGGAGGAGAAGCGGTACGCTGACGCCCAGCTGTCCTGCCAGGGCCGGGGCGGCACGCTGAGCATGCCCAAGGACGAGGCCGCCAATGGCCTCATGGCCGCCTACCTGGCCCAGGCGGGCCTGGCCCGCGTCTTCATCGGCATCAACGACCTGGAGAGAGAGGGGGCCTTCGTGTACTCGGACCGGTCCCCCATGCAGACCTTCAACAAGTGGCGCAGCGGGGAGCCCAACAACGCCTACGACGAGGAGGACTGTGTGGAGATGGTGGCCTCGGGGGGCTGGAACGACGTGGCCTGCCACACCACCATGTACTTCATGTGCGAGTTTGACAAGGAGAACGTGTGA